A window of Citrus sinensis cultivar Valencia sweet orange chromosome 7, DVS_A1.0, whole genome shotgun sequence contains these coding sequences:
- the LOC102620306 gene encoding ACT domain-containing protein ACR1 isoform X2 — MEIIPYQPYIDPEFESLIERIHPPRVCIDNDAYQDCTLVKVDSANKHGILLEMVQVLTDLELVISKSYISSDGGWFMDVFHVTDQLGNKLTDETLILYIQQALCASRRGGGASNEVQKCLKRDVRPRHVSTENTALEVTGVDRPGLMSEISAVLYELGCHVPAAVAWTHKTRAACIFYIEDGLEGRPITAPEMLAHVEDQLEIVVGAHHGEGETRSVRLTTPMPGRTHTERRLHQLMYADRDYELCRGCDGGAGHWNGCTRTHVLIDSCKEKGYSVVNIKCVDRPKLLFDTLCALTDLQYVVFHAAISSKGCFADQEYFIRQTDGCTLDTESQRQKLTQCLIAAIERRVSHGLRLEICTQNRMGLLSDVTRAFRENGLSVSMAEIGTNGEKATGSFYVMDASGHDVNQRTVELLKQEIGGSVLVVNKSSNRTSQTSSVSLSRSSSGGGSLDDRPKFSLGNLLWSRLERLSGNFSLI, encoded by the exons atggaaataatCCCTTATCAGCCTTACATCGACCCCGAATTTGAATCTCTCATCGAAAGAATTCACCCTCCCAG gGTTTGTATTGATAATGACGCATACCAAGACTGCACGCTTGTTAAG GTTGATAGCGCAAACAAGCACGGGATTCTGCTAGAGATGGTCCAAGTCTTGACAGATCTTGAACTCGTGATATCAAAATCATACATTTCCTCTGATGGTGGATGGTTCATGGATG TCTTCCACGTGACAGACCAGCTCGGAAACAAACTCACTGATGAAACCCTCATTCTTTACATTCAACAG GCGCTGTGCGCTAGCAGAAGAGGAGGAGGGGCATCaaatgaagtacaaaaatgTCTCAAAAGAGATGTTAGACCACGGCACGTATCAACCGAAAACACGGCCTTAGAGGTGACTGGGGTGGATCGACCGGGTCTAATGTCCGAAATATCAGCCGTGCTTTACGAGTTAGGATGCCACGTGCCTGCTGCCGTGGCATGGACCCACAAGACAAGGGCCGCGTGCATATTTTACATAGAAGATGGGTTGGAAGGCAGGCCCATCACAGCCCCAGAGATGCTGGCCCACGTAGAAGACCAACTAGAGATTGTGGTTGGGGCCCATCATGGGGAAGGGGAGACAAGGAGTGTGAGGCTAACCACTCCCATGCCCGGTCGGACCCACACGGAGCGGCGTCTCCACCAGTTGATGTACGCCGACCGGGACTACGAGCTGTGTCGGGGCTGCGATGGTGGTGCTGGCCATTGGAATGGGTGTACTCGGACCCATGTGTTGATAGACAGTTGCAAAGAGAAAGGATACTCGGTAGTGAACATTAAATGTGTAGATAGGCCAAAGCTGTTGTTTGATACTCTATGTGCATTGACTGATTTGCAGTATGTAGTGTTCCATGCTGCAATTAGCTCAAAGGGCTGTTTCGCCGATCAG GAGTATTTTATAAGGCAGACGGATGGCTGCACTTTGGACACAGAAAGCCAAAGGCAAAAGCTAACCCAGTGCCTGATTGCTGCAATTGAGCGGAGAGTTTCACAT GGTTTGAGGCTAGAGATTTGTACTCAAAATCGAATGGGACTGCTCTCAGACGTTACACGAGCCTTCCGCGAAAATGGACTCTCAGTATCCATGGCTGAGATCGGAACAAACGGAGAGAAAGCAACCGGTTCATTCTATGTTATGGATGCTTCGGGGCATGATGTGAATCAGCGTACTGTGGAACTTCTGAAACAAGAGATTGGGGGATCCGTCTTGGTGGTTAATAAATCCTCTAATCGAACTTCTCAAACTTCTTCAGTAAGTCTTAGTAGAAGCAGCAGCGGCGGCGGCAGCTTGGATGATAGACCAAAATTTTCGCTAGGGAACTTGTTGTGGTCTCGTCTCGAGCGTCTCTCAGGCAACTTTAGCCTCATCTGA
- the LOC102620306 gene encoding ACT domain-containing protein ACR1 isoform X1 produces the protein MEIIPYQPYIDPEFESLIERIHPPRVCIDNDAYQDCTLVKVDSANKHGILLEMVQVLTDLELVISKSYISSDGGWFMDVFHVTDQLGNKLTDETLILYIQQALCASRRGGGASNEVQKCLKRDVRPRHVSTENTALEVTGVDRPGLMSEISAVLYELGCHVPAAVAWTHKTRAACIFYIEDGLEGRPITAPEMLAHVEDQLEIVVGAHHGEGETRSVRLTTPMPGRTHTERRLHQLMYADRDYELCRGCDGGAGHWNGCTRTHVLIDSCKEKGYSVVNIKCVDRPKLLFDTLCALTDLQYVVFHAAISSKGCFADQEYFIRQTDGCTLDTESQRQKLTQCLIAAIERRVSHQGLRLEICTQNRMGLLSDVTRAFRENGLSVSMAEIGTNGEKATGSFYVMDASGHDVNQRTVELLKQEIGGSVLVVNKSSNRTSQTSSVSLSRSSSGGGSLDDRPKFSLGNLLWSRLERLSGNFSLI, from the exons atggaaataatCCCTTATCAGCCTTACATCGACCCCGAATTTGAATCTCTCATCGAAAGAATTCACCCTCCCAG gGTTTGTATTGATAATGACGCATACCAAGACTGCACGCTTGTTAAG GTTGATAGCGCAAACAAGCACGGGATTCTGCTAGAGATGGTCCAAGTCTTGACAGATCTTGAACTCGTGATATCAAAATCATACATTTCCTCTGATGGTGGATGGTTCATGGATG TCTTCCACGTGACAGACCAGCTCGGAAACAAACTCACTGATGAAACCCTCATTCTTTACATTCAACAG GCGCTGTGCGCTAGCAGAAGAGGAGGAGGGGCATCaaatgaagtacaaaaatgTCTCAAAAGAGATGTTAGACCACGGCACGTATCAACCGAAAACACGGCCTTAGAGGTGACTGGGGTGGATCGACCGGGTCTAATGTCCGAAATATCAGCCGTGCTTTACGAGTTAGGATGCCACGTGCCTGCTGCCGTGGCATGGACCCACAAGACAAGGGCCGCGTGCATATTTTACATAGAAGATGGGTTGGAAGGCAGGCCCATCACAGCCCCAGAGATGCTGGCCCACGTAGAAGACCAACTAGAGATTGTGGTTGGGGCCCATCATGGGGAAGGGGAGACAAGGAGTGTGAGGCTAACCACTCCCATGCCCGGTCGGACCCACACGGAGCGGCGTCTCCACCAGTTGATGTACGCCGACCGGGACTACGAGCTGTGTCGGGGCTGCGATGGTGGTGCTGGCCATTGGAATGGGTGTACTCGGACCCATGTGTTGATAGACAGTTGCAAAGAGAAAGGATACTCGGTAGTGAACATTAAATGTGTAGATAGGCCAAAGCTGTTGTTTGATACTCTATGTGCATTGACTGATTTGCAGTATGTAGTGTTCCATGCTGCAATTAGCTCAAAGGGCTGTTTCGCCGATCAG GAGTATTTTATAAGGCAGACGGATGGCTGCACTTTGGACACAGAAAGCCAAAGGCAAAAGCTAACCCAGTGCCTGATTGCTGCAATTGAGCGGAGAGTTTCACAT CAGGGTTTGAGGCTAGAGATTTGTACTCAAAATCGAATGGGACTGCTCTCAGACGTTACACGAGCCTTCCGCGAAAATGGACTCTCAGTATCCATGGCTGAGATCGGAACAAACGGAGAGAAAGCAACCGGTTCATTCTATGTTATGGATGCTTCGGGGCATGATGTGAATCAGCGTACTGTGGAACTTCTGAAACAAGAGATTGGGGGATCCGTCTTGGTGGTTAATAAATCCTCTAATCGAACTTCTCAAACTTCTTCAGTAAGTCTTAGTAGAAGCAGCAGCGGCGGCGGCAGCTTGGATGATAGACCAAAATTTTCGCTAGGGAACTTGTTGTGGTCTCGTCTCGAGCGTCTCTCAGGCAACTTTAGCCTCATCTGA
- the LOC102620594 gene encoding calcium-transporting ATPase 2, plasma membrane-type-like: MESYLQENFGVKPKHSSTEALEKWRNLCGVVKNPKRRFRFTANLSKRYEAAAMRKTNQEKLRIAVLVSKAAIQFLLGVTPSDYNVPEEVKAAGFQVCAEELGSITEGHDVKKLKFHGGVTGIAEKLSTSISDGLTSNTDLFNRRQEIYGLNQFAESTPRSFWVFVWEALQDMTLMILGACAFVSLIVGIVMEGWPHGAHDGLGIVASILLVVFVTATSDYRQSLQFKDLDKEKKKIYVQVTRNGFRQKLSIYDLLPGDIVHLGIGDQVPADGLFVSGFSVLIDESSLTGESEPVMVNEENPFMLSGTKLQDGSCKMMVTTVGMRTQWGKLMATLSEGGDDETPLQVKLNGVATIIGKGGLFFAVVTFAVLVQGLLSHKLGEGSIWSWSGDDALKLLEYFAVAVTIVVVAVPEGLPLAVTLSLAFAMKKMMNDKALVRHLAACETMGSASSICSDKTGTLTTNHMTVVKSCICMNVKEVSKTDSASSLCSEIPDSAVQLLLQSIFTNTGGEVVVNKDGKREILGTPTETALLEFGLSLGGDFQAERQTSKIVKVEPFNSSKKRMGVVLELPGGGLRAHSKGASEIVLSGCDKVVNSTGEVVPLDEESLNHLKLTIDQFANEALRTLCLAFMELETGFLPENPIPVSGYTLIAIVGIKDPVRPGVKESVAVCRSAGITVRMVTGDNINTAKAIARECGILTDDGIAIEGPVFREKTTEELMELIPKIQVMARSSPLDKHTLVKHLRTTFDEVVAVTGDGTNDAPALHEADIGLAMGIAGTEVAKESADVIILDDNFSTIATVAKWGRSVYINIQKFVQFQLTVNIVALIVNFSSACLTGSAPLTAVQLLWVNMIMDTLGALALATEPPTDELMKRPPVGKRGNFISNVMWRNILGQSLYQFMVISLLQAKGKAIFWLDGPDSTLELNTLIFNSFVFCQIFNEISSREMEEINVFKGILDNYVFASVLGVTVFFQIIIVEFLGTFANTTPLTLTQWFASIVIGFIGMPIAAGLKTIQV; the protein is encoded by the exons ATGGAGAGCTATTTGCAAGAGAACTTTGGGGTGAAACCAAAACACTCTTCAACTGAAGCGTTGGAGAAATGGAGAAATTTATGCGGAGTTGTCAAGAATCCGAAACGCAGGTTTCGGTTCACTGCCAACCTCTCCAAACGTTACGAGGCTGCCGCTATGCGCAAAACCAATCAG GAGAAATTGCGCATTGCAGTTCTGGTTTCAAAAGCTGCCATCCAATTTCTTTTAG GTGTGACACCAAGCGACTACAATGTACCTGAGGAAGTCAAAGCCGCTGGTTTTCAAGTGTGCGCCGAAGAGTTGGGATCAATTACCGAAGGCCATGATGTGAAGAAACTGAAATTTCATGGTGGTGTCACTGGCATTGCTGAAAAACTATCCACATCAATCTCTGATGGGCTCACTTCCAATACTGATTTGTTCAATCGCAGACAAGAGATATATGGACTCAATCAATTTGCTGAAAGCACTCCACGGAGTTTCTGGGTATTTGTTTGGGAAGCACTTCAGGATATGACTCTGATGATACTTGGGGCTTGTGCTTTTGTGTCCTTGATAGTTGGCATTGTAATGGAAGGATGGCCTCACGGTGCCCACGATGGTCTTGGAATTGTTGCTAGTATCTTGTTGGTTGTGTTCGTTACAGCTACAAGCGATTATCGCCAGTCTTTACAGTTCAAGGATCTAGacaaggagaaaaagaagatcTATGTTCAGGTCACGCGGAATGGATTCAGACAGAAATTGTCAATTTATGATTTACTCCCTGGTGATATTGTTCATCTTGGTATCGGAGACCAGGTCCCGGCTGATGGACTTTTTGTTTCAGGATTTTCTGTGTTGATTGATGAATCAAGTTTAACGGGAGAGAGTGAGCCAGTTATGGTGAATGAAGAAAATCCTTTTATGCTTTCCGGAACCAAACTCCAAGATGGCTCGTGCAAGATGATGGTTACGACTGTTGGAATGAGAACCCAATGGGGTAAACTGATGGCTACTCTAAGTGAAGGAGGAGATGATGAAACTCCCTTGCAAGTGAAATTGAATGGAGTGGCAACCATTATTGGAAAGGGAGGCCTTTTCTTTGCCGTCGTGACTTTTGCTGTTTTGGTGCAAGGATTGCTCAGTCATAAACTGGGAGAAGGGAGCATCTGGAGTTGGTCGGGAGATGATGCTTTGAAACTGTTGGAATACTTCGCTGTTGCTGTGacaattgttgttgttgcagtTCCAGAGGGGCTTCCATTAGCTGTGACATTGAGCCTTGCCTTCgcgatgaagaagatgatgaatgaCAAAGCACTTGTCAGGCATCTGGCAGCTTGTGAAACAATGGGATCAGCTTCCAGTATTTGTAGTGACAAAACTGGCACACTAACAACTAATCACATGACTGTTGTGAAATCATGCATATGCATGAATGTCAAGGAAGTAAGTAAAACTGATTCTGCTTCTAGCTTGTGCTCTGAGATCCCTGATTCTGCCGTGCAACTCCTGCTACAGTCAATCTTTACCAACACTGGGGGTGAAGTTGTTGTCAACAAAGATGGAAAACGTGAGATACTGGGAACACCAACTGAGACTGCTTTATTGGAGTTTGGCCTGTCTCTTGGTGGAGATTTCCAGGCAGAGAGACAAACATCTAAAATTGTTAAAGTTGAGCCCTTCAACTCTTCAAAGAAACGGATGGGAGTGGTGCTGGAGCTCCCTGGAGGAGGCTTACGTGCCCATAGTAAAGGAGCTTCAGAAATAGTCTTATCTGGATGTGACAAGGTAGTTAATTCAACTGGTGAAGTAGTTCCTCTAGATGAAGAATCCCTTAACCATCTCAAACTTACCATTGATCAGTTTGCTAATGAGGCTCTTCGAACTCTATGTCTTGCCTTTATGGAACTGGAGACTGGATTCTTGCCTGAAAACCCGATTCCAGTTTCTGGGTATACTTTAATTGCAATTGTGGGTATTAAGGATCCTGTTCGTCCTGGAGTCAAGGAGTCTGTTGCAGTCTGTCGTTCAGCTGGTATCACTGTAAGAATGGTTACTGGAGATAACATAAACACTGCAAAGGCTATAGCAAGGGAATGTGGGATTCTTACTGATGATGGTATAGCCATTGAAGGTCCAGTTTTCAGAGAGAAGACTACAGAGGAATTGATGGAATTAATTCCCAAAATTCAG GTGATGGCTCGATCTTCGCCTCTAGACAAGCATACATTGGTAAAGCACTTGCGAACTACATTTGATGAAGTGGTCGCCGTAACTGGTGATGGTACAAATGATGCTCCAGCACTTCATGAAGCAGATATTGGACTGGCAATGGGCATTGCTGGAACTGAG GTGGCTAAGGAGAGTGCTGATGTTATCATTTTGGATGATAATTTCTCTACAATTGCAACAGTAGCCAAATGGGGACGTTCAGTTTACATAAACATTCAAAAATTTGTGCAGTTCCAGCTGACCGTCAACATAGTTGCGCTGATTGTCAATTTCTCTTCAGCTTGCTTGACTG GTAGTGCTCCCCTCACAGCTGTGCAGCTATTGTGGGTCAACATGATCATGGATACACTGGGAGCTCTTGCACTTGCAACAGAGCCACCAACTGATGAATTAATGAAGCGTCCACCAGTCGGAAAGAGAGGGAATTTCATCAGTAATGTCATGTGGAGGAATATCTTAGGGCAGTCACTTTATCAATTTATGGTGATATCATTGCTTCAGGCAAAAGGAAAAGCAATATTTTGGCTTGATGGCCCCGACTCTACTCTAGAACTGAACACACTTATATTCAACTCATTTGTCTTTTGTCAG ATTTTCAATGAGATAAGCTCGCGGGAGATGGAGGaaataaatgttttcaaaGGCATATTGGATAACTATGTTTTTGCATCTGTTCTTGGCGTCACCGTCTTCTTCCAGATCATAATTGTTGAGTTTCTGGGCACTTTTGCCAATACAACGCCTCTTACTTTGACACAGTGGTTTGCCAGCATAGTCATTGGATTCATAGGCATGCCAATTGCTGCAGGCTTAAAGACGATCCAAGTGTAA